In Akkermansia muciniphila, one DNA window encodes the following:
- the dnaX gene encoding DNA polymerase III subunit gamma/tau, translating to MSYQVFARKYRPLTFNDVLGQDHVVQTLKNAIEHNRLAHAYLFVGPRGTGKTSTARIFAKALNCSGGPKVDFDPHEDICEEIAEGRSLDVLEIDGASNRGIDHIRDLRDNVRFAPSRGNFRIVYIDEVHMLTKESFNALLKTLEEPPPHVKFIFATTEPHKILPTILSRCQRFDLRPIPSEIIAEHLLHIASAEGVNLSREAAFAVAKVADGGMRDAQSMLDQLVSFCGDHIEERQVLHIFGITSRETVAHALTLILNKELPSLLHLLHEQAEAGRDMSQFLSEIISAVREILVSKVDPEASFDSLPESSKEELAGLVKRTHTDKILRLVEVLAETEDKMRWSTNKRLHLEMGLIKAVHTLAEASISDIIMALEGAPLAAVPPASSSDSVSLQKPSAFTPSATAPTPSPQSNVRPPVAATKPSPAPEEHLMDPVPDFSAAPPCLSPAVQKNQGIDTQASPYAAQEIEPQQNTFTPAAEAPSLAVAEEEIPYSATKLRTETVPVPKEATRHPSSAVSDVSELPTDSPEPTFMDPEENLPPERRTKSFFDNLFDTPSSSSHSQVPIEKEEPAVPSQQTGKTITEEDWKTVLEQVAVKFPLQADFLTNSVFSGYDGVVAAISFHPSDRQGMDSLGAGPLRTALETTLSQYIGTPVTISVRQDSSIPEPVQEELDPLPAPPPPASPVPAPKPHTQREKTVEPVQETTKKENEDNSYYTDPLIDAAMEIFRARIISQ from the coding sequence GTGAGTTACCAGGTCTTTGCCAGAAAATACCGTCCTCTGACATTCAATGACGTCCTTGGACAGGATCATGTCGTCCAGACGTTGAAAAACGCCATTGAGCACAACCGCCTTGCCCATGCCTATCTCTTTGTAGGTCCCCGTGGAACGGGAAAGACATCAACCGCAAGAATTTTTGCAAAAGCTCTAAATTGCAGCGGTGGTCCCAAAGTGGATTTTGACCCGCATGAAGATATATGTGAAGAAATCGCGGAAGGACGAAGCCTTGATGTCCTTGAAATAGACGGAGCATCCAACCGTGGCATCGATCACATCCGGGATCTCAGGGACAACGTACGGTTCGCTCCAAGCAGAGGCAATTTCCGTATCGTCTATATAGACGAAGTGCACATGCTCACTAAAGAATCTTTCAACGCCCTGCTCAAAACGCTGGAAGAACCGCCACCTCATGTCAAATTTATTTTCGCGACCACGGAACCCCACAAAATACTGCCAACCATTCTATCACGATGCCAGCGCTTCGACCTGCGCCCCATTCCTTCTGAAATCATTGCAGAACACCTGCTTCATATCGCTTCTGCAGAGGGAGTAAATCTGAGCCGGGAAGCAGCCTTTGCCGTCGCTAAAGTGGCAGATGGTGGTATGCGGGATGCACAATCCATGCTGGACCAGCTTGTTTCCTTCTGTGGAGATCATATTGAAGAACGGCAGGTACTCCACATTTTCGGCATTACTTCCCGGGAGACCGTGGCCCACGCTCTGACACTTATTTTAAACAAGGAGCTTCCCTCCCTCCTGCATCTTCTGCATGAACAGGCGGAAGCAGGAAGGGATATGAGTCAGTTCCTTTCCGAAATTATCTCCGCCGTACGTGAAATTCTGGTCTCTAAAGTAGATCCGGAAGCCAGCTTTGACTCTCTCCCGGAATCCTCCAAGGAAGAACTTGCCGGATTGGTCAAACGCACCCACACGGACAAAATCCTGCGCTTGGTGGAAGTTCTGGCGGAAACGGAAGATAAGATGCGCTGGTCCACCAATAAAAGACTTCATCTGGAAATGGGCCTGATCAAGGCCGTCCATACTCTGGCTGAGGCCAGCATCAGTGATATTATCATGGCGTTGGAAGGTGCTCCGTTAGCCGCCGTGCCCCCGGCATCTTCTTCAGATTCTGTTTCACTGCAAAAACCAAGTGCATTCACTCCTTCCGCTACAGCTCCCACTCCGTCCCCCCAATCCAATGTCCGGCCTCCTGTTGCTGCAACAAAACCATCCCCGGCTCCGGAAGAACACTTAATGGATCCGGTTCCGGATTTTTCCGCGGCTCCTCCCTGCTTATCCCCCGCAGTACAGAAAAATCAGGGGATCGACACGCAAGCTTCTCCCTATGCCGCGCAGGAAATCGAACCGCAACAAAACACTTTCACACCTGCTGCAGAAGCTCCATCCCTTGCCGTTGCAGAGGAAGAGATTCCCTACTCCGCCACTAAATTGCGGACAGAAACCGTACCCGTGCCCAAGGAAGCCACCCGGCACCCGAGTTCCGCTGTCTCCGATGTGTCGGAACTCCCTACGGATTCTCCAGAGCCTACTTTCATGGATCCAGAGGAAAATCTTCCTCCGGAAAGACGGACCAAAAGCTTCTTTGACAATCTATTCGATACTCCAAGCTCATCATCCCACTCCCAGGTTCCGATAGAAAAAGAGGAACCGGCAGTTCCGTCCCAACAAACCGGAAAGACTATCACGGAGGAAGATTGGAAAACGGTTCTGGAACAAGTAGCCGTCAAATTCCCTCTTCAAGCGGACTTTCTGACCAACAGCGTTTTTTCCGGCTATGACGGCGTAGTAGCCGCCATTTCTTTTCATCCTTCTGACCGCCAAGGGATGGACAGCCTTGGAGCCGGCCCTCTTCGAACGGCTCTGGAAACTACTCTTTCTCAATATATTGGAACCCCTGTTACTATTTCTGTCCGTCAGGATTCTTCCATTCCCGAACCGGTCCAGGAAGAGCTGGATCCTCTGCCTGCACCGCCTCCCCCGGCATCCCCGGTTCCTGCACCCAAACCCCATACCCAGCGGGAAAAAACTGTAGAGCCTGTTCAGGAAACCACCAAAAAGGAAAATGAAGATAACTCTTATTATACGGATCCGCTGATTGATGCCGCCATGGAGATTTTCCGGGCCCGTATCATTTCCCAATAA